In Dehalococcoidales bacterium, the sequence AAGGCGTTTTTGCGGCTGAAGATTGGGCGGCCAAGACCAGAAAGGGCGGTATTTTCCTGCACGCCGGTTGCCGGGAGGACTATTTGCAGTCAGTACACGGTGACTATGAGACCGTAACCACGCTGCTTACCGCCTTGAGTGCTAAGGGAAAGACCACCACCACCTGCCGGATCCTGGCCCGGAAGGGTAAGGAGAAGTCATGGTTGATTCAGGATGACGGGGGGACGCTCATGCCTGACGGCTCCTTCCATGGTTTTGAGGCGGGAGGTATCTTCGTCAAGACAGAGGGAGTCCACCCCGGGGAACAGGTGGAAATATATTACGGTCTGCTGGAACCGGAGACCGTCTGCGAGAATGTGTATGTTGATGAAGACGGGGACTTTGACTTCTACAATTACGAAAGAACATCAAACGGCAGGGCAGTCATATTAAGAAAGTACTTTCTGCATGCCAGCCCCTATATTGATGTGGACAGGGTTGATAACCTGGTTCTCATCACCCGGGGACCGATATTTCCGGCGATATCAAAATTAACCCGGGAACAGGCAACGGCCATGATGGTTCTGGGGCAGGCGATGGAATCCTCAGCCGGTGACCCGACTCAAGCCGGAAAGATCAGGAGCGAGTTTTTCTATGATCCCTTTGTCGCCGGTGATCTGGCTCAGCATGCTAATATCTTTTATAAAGTAATCAAAGGTCTGCCTCATCTGAATTATTACCTGCTCAATACCGGCGGAGTAGGTGAAGACGAGCATTATATGGATATCAGAGTAGAGCATACCATGGGGATACTGGATTCACTGTTGAGAGGTGGACTCGAAGACTGGGTAGATTCCCCAACCGGTTTCCAGGTACCGAAAGCAATCAGGGTCGTGGATGATATTTATCTGCATCCGGAGAAGCTCTATTCGCGGGCTGAATTTGAGCAAAAACAGGCGGAGCTTACCAGAATCATGCGTGAAGCTATCGAAAGACTCGGAAGCACCCTGCATCCCGATATCAGAAATGTTTTCAGCGATGCCTGAGGTTTCGGTACTGGCTGATTACATAGCCGGTTTAGTAATAACTGAGAAAGGGTAGTAATGACCGGAGAATTAGGCAGGATAGAAAAGCCAGCGGCAAGCCAGTTCAGGGATAAGAGAAAGTTATACCTCGTTCCGCTGCTGTTTCAGTGGGAAGACGCGCCGGCAGAGTATAATGAGAAGTTTAACCTCTACTGGCAGCAGGTGGGGGAGCACCTGGCTAACCTGGAGTCAACGGTGGGAGGGGTTGTCCGTGTCTACCATGAATCAATCACGGTGGCCGGCGAAGAAGGACTGGCAATCCTGGAGAAATTGAACCCCTCCAGCTGTCAGATTGTACGGGCGAATTGTCAGGGCGGCGCCCGGTTTGAGGCGGTTGAAGATACTGAACTGGCTGAGGAAAGCATGGACTGGGAGAGGCACCTGCTTCTGGGTTTTATCAGTCAGAAGGTGGCTAAAATTATCTCTGACTTCTTTGCCGGGGCTTCAAAGAAGAGGTATGAATACATCGCCAGAAAGATAGATGAAACCCTTAAAGATAAGGAAGCCGCCATCCTCTTTATCCGGGCAGGTCACCGGGTACAATTTCCCGCTGATATAGAAGTATTCAGCGTAGCGCCGCCGGCGCTGGACGAGATTCAGCGCTGGTTACGCGGCTATTCCGCAAACTCACCCGAGTCTTGACAAAAACCGTGCTTAATAATTAGAGTAATACAGTTATTTTATCTTCATGCCTCCGGGAACCGGAGTAGATTACCCAGGGAGTAACGGATGCTTTATGGCTGGGCTGGCACCACATTAGAAATTGACCTGTCACGGGGAAAAATTGAAAAAAGAGCTACCGACCGCCAGCTGACCGAGGACTTTCTCGGGGGCAAAGGGACCAACGCC encodes:
- a CDS encoding phosphoenolpyruvate carboxykinase (ATP) → MAGFDLGSFVRTVERIREKAVSEDRLKDNPSDEILRQLVEKAPGVRKTRYGNYVAESDPTSRSAMFTRNSVDNTFGDEETKLLTRCEEALSRERLISIDRIVGNENSGITVRLIVPERFAHIAYGGGNLFIPAKGEVKKPDYQIIFFADEAFEPNKTKPLPEKDITIRLAMLDDGRFVKIIRNGNYIGEYKKGVFAAEDWAAKTRKGGIFLHAGCREDYLQSVHGDYETVTTLLTALSAKGKTTTTCRILARKGKEKSWLIQDDGGTLMPDGSFHGFEAGGIFVKTEGVHPGEQVEIYYGLLEPETVCENVYVDEDGDFDFYNYERTSNGRAVILRKYFLHASPYIDVDRVDNLVLITRGPIFPAISKLTREQATAMMVLGQAMESSAGDPTQAGKIRSEFFYDPFVAGDLAQHANIFYKVIKGLPHLNYYLLNTGGVGEDEHYMDIRVEHTMGILDSLLRGGLEDWVDSPTGFQVPKAIRVVDDIYLHPEKLYSRAEFEQKQAELTRIMREAIERLGSTLHPDIRNVFSDA